One Gaiellales bacterium DNA segment encodes these proteins:
- the fusA gene encoding elongation factor G, which produces MAVTQTQTGSGVPKMDELDRVRNIGIMAHIDAGKTTTTERILYYTGRSHKMGEVHEGAATMDWMVQEQERGITITSAATTCFWADHRINIIDTPGHVDFTVEVERSLRVLDGAVALFDSVAGVQPQSETVWRQADKYKVPRIAFINKMDRTGADFFNAVETMVERLGAKPVAVQIPIGAEDAFVGHVDLITMKAISYVDPLGQSWEEGDVPAELKEQAEYYRRELIEAVADHDDEIMLAFLEDAPIEQDKLKSAIRAATLDISITPVLLGSAFKNKGVQSLLDAVIDYLPSPMDVPAVTGTDPKTGEPTEREARLDAPFSALAFKVMSDPFVGKLTYFRVYSGKLNSGSYVLNTATDRKERVGRLLEMHANHREDVDQIGAGAIAAAVGLKQTTTGDTLSDPDAPVLLESIDFPDPVIDVAVEPRTKADQDKLATALQRLAEEDPTFRVRTNEETGQTIIAGMGELHLEIIVDRLMREFKVDANVGRPQVAYRETVRNAVQGIRGKFVRQSGGRGQYGDAVINLEPNQQGAGYEFVNKIVGGAIPREYIPSIDSGIQEAMESGVLAGFPVVDIKITLVDGSYHDVDSSEMAFKVAGSMAFKEASKRAKPVLLEPVMAVEVVTPEEYMGDVIGNINSRRGQIEGMEPRGNAQVIRAKVPLAEMFGYATDVRTMSQGRATYTMQFLHYAEVPNSIAEKLTESQG; this is translated from the coding sequence ATGGCAGTAACGCAGACACAGACCGGCAGCGGCGTGCCGAAGATGGACGAGCTCGACCGCGTCCGCAACATCGGCATCATGGCCCACATCGACGCCGGCAAGACGACCACGACCGAGCGCATCCTGTATTACACCGGCCGCTCCCACAAGATGGGCGAGGTGCACGAGGGCGCGGCGACGATGGACTGGATGGTGCAGGAGCAGGAGCGCGGCATCACGATCACGTCCGCCGCGACGACGTGTTTCTGGGCCGACCATCGCATCAACATCATCGACACGCCCGGGCACGTGGACTTCACCGTCGAGGTCGAGCGCTCCCTGCGCGTGCTCGACGGCGCGGTCGCCCTGTTCGACTCCGTCGCCGGCGTCCAGCCGCAGTCCGAGACCGTCTGGCGCCAGGCCGACAAGTACAAGGTGCCCCGCATCGCGTTCATCAACAAGATGGACCGCACCGGCGCCGACTTCTTCAACGCGGTGGAGACGATGGTGGAACGCCTCGGCGCAAAGCCGGTCGCCGTTCAGATCCCGATCGGCGCGGAGGACGCGTTCGTCGGCCACGTCGACCTGATCACCATGAAGGCGATCAGCTACGTCGACCCCCTGGGGCAGTCCTGGGAGGAGGGCGACGTGCCGGCGGAGCTGAAGGAGCAGGCCGAGTACTACCGCCGCGAGCTGATCGAGGCGGTCGCCGACCACGACGACGAGATCATGCTCGCCTTCCTGGAGGACGCGCCGATCGAGCAGGACAAGCTGAAGTCCGCGATCCGCGCCGCCACGCTCGACATATCGATCACGCCCGTCCTGCTCGGCAGCGCCTTCAAGAACAAGGGCGTCCAGTCGCTGCTGGACGCGGTCATCGACTACCTGCCCTCGCCGATGGACGTACCGGCGGTGACCGGCACCGACCCCAAGACCGGCGAGCCGACCGAGCGCGAGGCGCGCCTCGACGCGCCGTTCTCGGCGCTCGCCTTCAAGGTCATGTCCGACCCCTTCGTCGGCAAGCTGACGTACTTCCGCGTCTACTCCGGCAAGCTCAACTCGGGCTCCTACGTGCTCAACACCGCGACCGATCGCAAGGAGCGCGTCGGCCGCCTGCTCGAGATGCACGCGAACCACCGCGAGGACGTCGACCAGATCGGCGCCGGAGCGATCGCCGCGGCCGTCGGCCTGAAGCAGACCACCACCGGCGACACGCTGTCCGATCCGGACGCCCCGGTGCTGCTCGAGTCGATCGACTTCCCCGACCCCGTCATCGACGTGGCCGTGGAGCCGAGGACCAAGGCCGACCAGGACAAGCTCGCCACCGCCCTCCAGCGCCTTGCCGAGGAGGATCCCACCTTCCGCGTGCGCACGAACGAGGAGACCGGTCAGACCATCATCGCCGGCATGGGCGAGCTGCACCTCGAGATCATCGTCGACCGCCTGATGCGCGAGTTCAAGGTGGACGCCAACGTCGGGCGCCCGCAGGTGGCCTATCGCGAGACCGTCCGCAACGCCGTCCAGGGCATCCGCGGCAAGTTCGTCCGCCAGTCGGGCGGGCGCGGCCAGTACGGCGACGCGGTCATCAATCTGGAGCCCAACCAGCAGGGCGCCGGCTACGAGTTCGTCAACAAGATCGTCGGCGGCGCGATCCCGAGGGAGTACATCCCCTCAATCGACTCCGGCATCCAGGAGGCGATGGAGTCCGGCGTGCTCGCAGGCTTCCCCGTGGTCGACATCAAGATCACCCTCGTCGACGGCAGCTACCACGACGTCGACTCGTCCGAGATGGCGTTCAAGGTGGCCGGCTCGATGGCATTCAAGGAGGCGTCCAAGCGCGCCAAGCCGGTGCTGCTCGAGCCGGTGATGGCCGTCGAGGTCGTCACGCCGGAGGAGTACATGGGCGACGTGATCGGCAACATCAACTCGCGCCGCGGCCAGATCGAGGGCATGGAGCCGCGCGGAAACGCACAGGTGATCCGGGCGAAGGTGCCTCTGGCCGAGATGTTCGGCTACGCCACCGACGTCCGCACCATGAGCCAGGGGCGCGCCACCTACACGATGCAGTTCCTGCACTACGCAGAAGTTCCCAATTCAATCGCAGAGAAGCTCACCGAGAGCCAGGGCTAG
- a CDS encoding transposase, which yields MPRPPRKDYAGAIHHVAVNGNNRQPMFLGDEDRRHCLLLLAQCAERYGWHVWSFCQMDTHWHMVLRTPDKTLSPGMRRLNSCYSIAFNRRHSRSGHSIRHRFMSVPVETHGHLLELTRYLPLNPVRAGLAAHPEDWPWSSYRHEIGMTEPPAWLVDGWSRKLHGSAERLRAYVAKGMAEPDAQWTPGSDPTLTRPRPAG from the coding sequence GTGCCTCGTCCCCCTCGCAAGGACTACGCCGGTGCCATCCACCATGTTGCCGTGAACGGCAATAATCGCCAGCCGATGTTCCTTGGCGACGAGGATCGGCGGCATTGCCTCCTACTGCTCGCCCAGTGCGCCGAGCGCTACGGCTGGCACGTCTGGTCGTTCTGCCAGATGGACACGCACTGGCACATGGTGCTTCGCACGCCCGACAAGACGCTTTCGCCGGGTATGCGCCGCCTGAACAGCTGCTACTCGATCGCGTTCAACCGCCGGCACAGCCGAAGCGGCCACTCGATCCGTCACCGGTTCATGTCGGTGCCGGTCGAGACGCACGGTCACCTGCTCGAGCTGACCCGATACCTGCCGCTGAACCCCGTGCGGGCGGGTTTGGCCGCCCACCCGGAGGACTGGCCCTGGTCGAGCTACCGTCACGAGATCGGCATGACGGAACCGCCGGCCTGGCTGGTGGACGGCTGGTCGCGGAAGCTCCACGGGTCGGCGGAACGGCTGCGCGCCTACGTGGCCAAAGGCATGGCGGAGCCGGACGCCCAGTGGACGCCCGGCTCCGATCCCACGCTTACTCGTCCTCGACCGGCGGGATGA
- the rpsS gene encoding 30S ribosomal protein S19, translating into MSRSSKKGPFVDPKLMQRVEEMNDSKQKRMLKTWSRTSTIFPEFVGHTIAVHDGRKHVPVFVSESMVGHKLGEFAPTRTYRGHGNDRTSKLKGR; encoded by the coding sequence ATGAGCCGGTCGAGTAAGAAGGGCCCCTTCGTCGACCCCAAGCTGATGCAGCGGGTCGAGGAGATGAACGACAGCAAGCAGAAGCGCATGCTCAAGACCTGGTCGCGCACCTCCACGATCTTCCCGGAGTTCGTCGGCCACACCATCGCCGTGCATGACGGCCGCAAGCATGTGCCCGTTTTCGTGTCCGAGTCGATGGTGGGGCACAAGCTGGGCGAGTTCGCGCCCACGCGCACCTATCGCGGACATGGGAACGACCGAACGAGCAAGCTGAAGGGCCGGTAG
- a CDS encoding DNA-directed RNA polymerase subunit beta', whose protein sequence is FDGDQMAVHLPLSAEAQAEARILMLSSNNILSPAHGKPLATPTQDMVLGTYYLTYSGEDLSKVTWDQLKERKAPYFGTMDEVEIAYDQKQLGLQDAIGLRERGDWIVTTVGRAIFNDGVSRALGHAVGSEFDPTAYDYQNVTFTKREMTDFISDLVDRYGATAISEVLDTIKELGFTYATRAGVTVSKNDIVTPPDKEEILSGVEDEVLKAQRNYERGLITEDERHEQVVSLWNKATDEVGEAMLRNLFELNPVFMMANSGARGSFKQIRQLAGMRGLMANPKGEIIERPIKSNFMEGLSVLEYFISTHGARKGLADTALRTADSGYLTRRLVDVSQDVIIREENCGSDGSLDVQVLLPDGSPNRSSVIGRVLADDVKFGRFKLPKGTEINGARLRELADAVGEDMSATVPVRTTLHCRARIGVCRQCYGWSMATGEMSEIGDAVGTVAAQSIGEPGTQLTMRTFHTGGVAGADITHGLPRVVELFEARKPKAAATLSEIGGRVDVEESERGYVVTVTEKVAKGEDREPQVKEYSFPRRTRLRVAKGEVIDQGTPLNEGPLAPAELLDLRGETETAKYLVAEVQEVYKSQGVEIHDKHIELIVRQMLKKVRLDSAGDSDSLLPGELVDKPKLELEVAKLQKAKKERPEWTPIILGITKASLATESFLSAASFQETTKVLTDAALEGKSDSLNGLKENVIIGKLIPASTGLKRYRNVSITATDDPVLLEAAPVGAAVFGDGIAVSDGDGLDLTPKPGAEEPFIPPVEDE, encoded by the coding sequence TTCGACGGCGACCAGATGGCCGTGCACCTGCCGCTCTCGGCGGAGGCACAGGCCGAGGCCCGCATCCTGATGCTGTCCTCGAACAACATCCTGTCCCCGGCGCACGGGAAGCCGCTGGCGACCCCGACGCAGGACATGGTGCTCGGCACGTACTACCTGACGTACTCCGGCGAGGATCTCTCGAAGGTGACGTGGGATCAGCTGAAGGAGCGGAAGGCGCCGTACTTCGGAACGATGGACGAGGTCGAGATCGCGTACGACCAGAAGCAGCTCGGCCTGCAGGACGCGATCGGTCTGCGGGAGCGGGGCGACTGGATCGTGACGACCGTCGGCCGTGCCATCTTCAACGACGGTGTGTCGCGGGCGCTGGGGCACGCGGTCGGCAGCGAGTTCGACCCGACCGCCTACGACTACCAGAACGTGACGTTCACCAAGCGCGAGATGACGGACTTCATCTCCGACCTGGTCGACCGGTACGGAGCGACGGCGATCAGCGAGGTGCTCGACACGATCAAGGAGCTCGGCTTCACCTACGCCACGCGCGCGGGTGTCACCGTGTCCAAGAACGACATCGTCACGCCGCCGGACAAGGAGGAGATCCTGTCGGGCGTCGAGGACGAGGTGTTGAAGGCGCAGCGCAACTACGAGCGCGGCCTGATCACCGAGGACGAGCGTCACGAGCAGGTGGTGTCGCTGTGGAACAAGGCCACCGACGAGGTGGGCGAGGCGATGCTGCGAAACCTGTTCGAGTTGAACCCGGTGTTCATGATGGCGAACTCGGGTGCCCGCGGATCGTTCAAGCAGATCCGCCAGCTGGCCGGCATGCGCGGCCTGATGGCGAATCCGAAGGGCGAGATCATCGAGCGGCCGATCAAGTCCAACTTCATGGAGGGCCTGTCGGTGCTCGAGTACTTCATCTCGACGCACGGGGCCCGCAAGGGCCTGGCCGACACAGCGCTTCGCACGGCGGACTCGGGCTACCTGACCCGCCGTCTGGTGGACGTGTCGCAGGACGTGATCATCCGCGAGGAGAACTGCGGGTCCGACGGATCGCTGGACGTGCAGGTGCTGCTGCCGGATGGGTCGCCGAACCGGTCGAGCGTGATCGGGCGGGTGCTGGCGGACGACGTCAAGTTCGGGCGGTTCAAGCTGCCGAAGGGCACCGAGATCAACGGGGCCCGGCTGCGCGAGCTGGCCGATGCGGTCGGCGAGGACATGTCGGCGACCGTGCCGGTGCGCACGACGCTGCACTGCCGTGCACGGATCGGCGTCTGCCGTCAGTGCTACGGCTGGTCGATGGCGACCGGCGAGATGTCGGAGATCGGGGATGCGGTCGGAACGGTGGCCGCGCAGTCGATCGGCGAGCCGGGCACGCAGCTGACGATGCGGACGTTCCACACCGGCGGCGTCGCCGGCGCGGACATCACGCACGGCCTGCCGCGTGTGGTGGAGCTGTTCGAGGCTCGCAAGCCGAAGGCGGCGGCGACCCTGTCGGAGATCGGCGGGCGCGTCGACGTCGAGGAGTCCGAGCGCGGGTACGTCGTCACGGTCACCGAGAAGGTGGCGAAGGGCGAGGATCGCGAGCCGCAGGTCAAGGAGTACTCGTTCCCACGGCGGACGCGCCTGCGCGTCGCCAAGGGCGAGGTGATCGACCAGGGCACGCCGCTGAACGAGGGCCCGCTGGCACCGGCAGAGCTGCTCGACCTGCGTGGTGAGACCGAGACCGCCAAGTACCTCGTCGCCGAGGTGCAGGAGGTCTACAAGAGCCAGGGCGTGGAGATCCACGACAAGCACATCGAGCTGATCGTGCGCCAGATGCTGAAGAAGGTGCGGCTCGATTCGGCCGGCGACAGCGACTCGCTGCTGCCGGGCGAGCTGGTCGACAAGCCGAAGCTCGAGCTCGAGGTGGCCAAGCTGCAGAAGGCGAAGAAGGAGCGGCCGGAGTGGACGCCGATCATCCTCGGCATCACGAAGGCGTCGCTGGCGACGGAGAGCTTCCTGTCGGCGGCCTCCTTCCAGGAGACCACGAAGGTGCTGACCGACGCCGCCCTCGAGGGCAAGTCGGACTCGCTGAACGGCCTCAAGGAGAACGTGATCATCGGCAAGCTGATCCCCGCCTCCACCGGCCTGAAGCGCTACCGCAACGTCTCCATCACCGCGACCGACGACCCGGTGCTGCTCGAGGCGGCTCCCGTCGGGGCGGCGGTGTTCGGCGACGGGATCGCCGTCTCGGACGGCGACGGACTCGACCTCACGCCCAAGCCGGGCGCGGAAGAGCCGTTCATCCCGCCGGTCGAGGACGAGTAA
- the rpsL gene encoding 30S ribosomal protein S12 gives MPTINQLVRRPRTQAVGKTKTPALRGAPQKRGVCTRVYTVTPKKPNSALRKVARVRLTNGMEVTAYIPGVGHNLQEHSVVLIRGGRVKDLPGVRYKVIRAALDTSGVNDRKQGRSKYGAKKGGG, from the coding sequence ATGCCCACGATCAATCAGCTTGTCCGCCGCCCGCGCACGCAGGCCGTCGGGAAGACCAAGACCCCCGCGCTGCGCGGCGCTCCGCAGAAGCGCGGCGTCTGCACGCGCGTGTACACGGTCACCCCGAAGAAGCCGAACTCGGCGCTCCGAAAGGTGGCGCGCGTTCGGCTGACCAACGGCATGGAGGTCACCGCCTACATCCCCGGCGTCGGCCACAACCTGCAGGAGCATTCGGTCGTGCTGATCCGCGGCGGCCGCGTCAAGGACCTTCCGGGCGTCCGCTACAAGGTGATCCGCGCCGCGCTCGACACCTCCGGCGTGAACGACCGCAAGCAGGGCCGTTCCAAGTACGGCGCCAAGAAGGGCGGCGGCTGA
- the rplB gene encoding 50S ribosomal protein L2 yields MAVRRYKPTSAGRRFMSVSDFKEITATEPEKTLLAPLSKKGGRNNNGRITTRHQGGGHKRRYRIIDFKRTKDGVPAKVHSIEYDPNRSSRIALLHYADGEKRYILAPTRLTVGQTVESGVGVDIRPGNSLPLSSIPTGTTVHNIELRPGQGGKMVRSAGGSAQLVAKEGDMALLRLPSGEMRRIQQACRATIGQLGNETHQNESGGKAGRSRWKGKRPTVRGTVMNPVDHPHGGGEGKNKGSHPVTPWGKPTLGYRTRNKKKASTQDIVRSRKRGKGGR; encoded by the coding sequence ATGGCAGTTCGCAGATACAAGCCAACGTCAGCCGGCCGCCGCTTCATGTCGGTGTCCGACTTCAAGGAGATCACGGCCACCGAGCCGGAGAAGACGCTGCTCGCGCCGCTGTCCAAGAAGGGCGGCCGCAACAACAACGGCCGCATCACGACGCGGCATCAGGGCGGCGGTCACAAGCGCCGGTACCGCATCATCGACTTCAAGCGCACAAAGGACGGCGTGCCCGCAAAGGTGCATTCGATCGAGTACGACCCGAACCGCTCGTCGCGGATCGCGCTGCTCCACTACGCGGACGGCGAGAAGCGCTACATCCTGGCGCCGACCCGGCTCACGGTCGGGCAGACGGTCGAGTCGGGCGTCGGCGTCGACATCCGGCCGGGCAACTCGCTGCCGCTGTCGTCGATCCCGACCGGCACGACCGTGCACAACATCGAGCTGCGGCCCGGCCAGGGCGGCAAGATGGTGCGCTCGGCGGGTGGGTCCGCCCAGCTGGTGGCCAAGGAGGGCGACATGGCGCTGCTGCGGCTGCCGTCCGGCGAGATGCGCCGCATCCAGCAGGCGTGCCGCGCAACGATCGGCCAGCTCGGGAACGAGACGCACCAGAACGAGTCCGGCGGCAAGGCGGGCCGCTCGCGGTGGAAGGGCAAGCGCCCGACCGTCCGCGGCACCGTCATGAACCCGGTCGACCATCCGCACGGCGGCGGCGAGGGCAAGAACAAGGGCTCCCATCCCGTCACCCCGTGGGGCAAGCCGACGCTGGGCTACCGCACACGCAACAAGAAGAAGGCGTCGACGCAGGACATCGTCCGCTCGCGCAAGAGAGGGAAGGGTGGCCGATGA
- the rplW gene encoding 50S ribosomal protein L23 → MNGDPRSILLAPVVSEKSYGLIAERGKYTFRVHPKAHKTQIRQAVEEVFAVTVLDVNVSKVPAKPKRRGMTSGTRSGWKKAVVTVAEGQTIEAFGPGV, encoded by the coding sequence GTGAACGGCGATCCCCGCTCGATCCTGCTCGCACCGGTCGTCTCGGAGAAGAGCTACGGCCTCATCGCCGAGCGCGGCAAGTACACGTTCCGCGTCCACCCGAAGGCGCACAAGACGCAGATCCGCCAGGCGGTGGAAGAGGTGTTCGCCGTCACGGTGCTCGACGTCAACGTCAGCAAGGTGCCCGCCAAGCCGAAGCGCCGGGGGATGACCTCGGGCACTCGCAGCGGCTGGAAGAAGGCCGTCGTCACCGTGGCCGAGGGCCAGACCATCGAAGCATTCGGACCGGGGGTCTGA
- the tuf gene encoding elongation factor Tu encodes MAKQKFERNKPHLNIGTIGHIDHGKTTLTAAITKVLAEAGTGTAATNFDEIDKAPEEKQRGITINSAHVEYETENRHYAHVDCPGHADYVKNMITGAAQMDGAILVVSATDGPMPQTREHILLARQVGVPYIVVALNKSDAVDDEELLELVELEVRELLSKYEFPGDDIPVIRVSALKALEGDAEWTPKILELMKAVDEYVPEPQRDVDKPFLMPVEDVFTITGRGTVATGRIEQGVIHTGDEVEVVGIHQAVEKTVVTGVEMFRKLLDEGQAGDNVGCLLRGVKREDIERGQVLSKPGSITPHTKFEAQVYVLSKDEGGRHTPFFKGYRPQFYFRTTDVTGVVELAEAVEMVMPGDNAEMTVELIQPIAMDEGLRFAIREGGRTVGAGAVTKILK; translated from the coding sequence ATGGCCAAGCAGAAGTTTGAGCGGAACAAGCCGCACCTCAACATCGGCACCATCGGTCACATCGACCATGGCAAGACCACGTTGACCGCGGCGATCACAAAGGTGCTGGCCGAGGCCGGCACCGGCACCGCGGCCACCAACTTCGACGAGATCGACAAGGCGCCCGAGGAGAAGCAGCGCGGCATCACGATCAACTCGGCGCACGTCGAGTACGAGACGGAGAACCGCCACTACGCGCACGTCGATTGCCCGGGTCACGCGGACTACGTGAAGAACATGATCACCGGCGCCGCGCAGATGGACGGCGCGATCCTGGTCGTCTCGGCGACGGACGGCCCGATGCCCCAGACGCGCGAGCACATCCTGCTCGCCCGCCAGGTCGGCGTCCCCTACATCGTCGTCGCGCTCAACAAGTCCGACGCGGTCGACGACGAGGAGCTGCTCGAGCTGGTCGAGCTGGAGGTGCGCGAGCTGCTCTCCAAGTACGAGTTCCCCGGCGACGACATCCCCGTCATTCGCGTCTCGGCGCTGAAGGCGCTCGAGGGCGACGCCGAGTGGACGCCGAAGATCCTCGAGCTGATGAAGGCCGTGGACGAGTACGTCCCCGAGCCGCAGCGCGACGTCGACAAGCCGTTCCTGATGCCGGTCGAGGACGTGTTCACGATCACCGGCCGCGGCACGGTCGCCACGGGCCGCATCGAGCAGGGCGTCATCCACACCGGTGACGAGGTCGAGGTGGTCGGCATCCATCAGGCGGTCGAGAAGACCGTCGTCACGGGCGTCGAGATGTTCCGCAAGCTGCTCGACGAGGGCCAGGCGGGTGACAACGTCGGCTGTCTGCTCCGTGGCGTCAAGCGCGAGGACATCGAGCGCGGCCAGGTGCTGTCGAAGCCCGGCTCGATCACACCGCACACGAAGTTCGAGGCGCAGGTGTACGTGCTCTCCAAGGACGAGGGCGGGCGCCATACGCCGTTCTTCAAGGGCTACCGCCCGCAGTTCTACTTCCGCACGACCGACGTGACGGGCGTCGTGGAGCTGGCGGAGGCCGTCGAGATGGTCATGCCGGGCGACAACGCCGAGATGACCGTCGAGCTGATCCAGCCGATCGCCATGGATGAGGGCCTGCGCTTCGCCATCCGCGAGGGCGGCCGCACCGTGGGCGCGGGTGCCGTAACCAAGATCCTCAAGTAG
- the rpsJ gene encoding 30S ribosomal protein S10 — translation MAQQKIRIRLKGYDHTQVDLSARSIVETAQRTGATVSGPVPLPTEKNVYCVIRSPFKDKDSREHFEIRTHKRLIDIHQPTPKTVDSLMRLDLPAGVDIEIKL, via the coding sequence GTGGCCCAGCAGAAGATCCGCATCCGATTGAAGGGGTACGACCACACGCAGGTCGACCTCTCGGCTCGCTCGATCGTCGAGACCGCGCAGCGGACCGGGGCAACCGTCTCGGGCCCCGTTCCGCTGCCGACCGAGAAGAACGTCTACTGCGTGATCCGCAGCCCCTTCAAGGACAAGGACTCGCGGGAGCACTTCGAGATCCGCACGCACAAGCGGCTGATCGACATCCACCAGCCAACGCCAAAGACGGTCGACTCGCTGATGCGGCTCGACCTGCCGGCCGGCGTCGACATCGAGATCAAGCTCTAG
- the rplC gene encoding 50S ribosomal protein L3, with the protein MAAGKGIIGKKLGMTQLFDQESGVVTPVTVVEAGPCPVVQVRTPEADGYTALQLAYGEVKERKLSRPEVGHLKHAGVAPHRHLVEFRDAAGFAAGETVTVEAFAVGDRVKVSGRSKGKGFAGTIKRHNFSSGPKSHGSHNIRRPGSIGASATPSRVFKGMRMAGHMGDERVTQRGLRIAEVDVERNLLLIAGAVPGAVGGIVEIRSDG; encoded by the coding sequence ATGGCAGCGGGCAAAGGCATCATCGGAAAGAAGCTCGGCATGACGCAGCTGTTCGACCAGGAGTCGGGCGTGGTCACGCCTGTCACCGTGGTCGAGGCAGGTCCCTGCCCCGTGGTGCAGGTGCGGACGCCCGAGGCCGACGGCTACACCGCGCTGCAGCTGGCCTACGGCGAGGTCAAGGAGCGCAAGCTGAGCCGGCCGGAGGTCGGCCACCTGAAGCACGCCGGCGTGGCACCGCACCGGCATCTCGTGGAGTTCCGCGACGCCGCCGGGTTCGCCGCTGGCGAGACGGTGACCGTCGAGGCGTTCGCCGTGGGCGACCGCGTCAAGGTGAGCGGCCGCTCGAAGGGCAAGGGCTTCGCCGGAACGATCAAGCGGCACAACTTCAGCAGTGGCCCGAAGAGCCACGGCTCCCACAACATCCGCCGCCCGGGCTCGATCGGCGCGTCGGCAACACCCTCGCGCGTCTTCAAAGGCATGCGCATGGCCGGGCACATGGGCGACGAGCGCGTCACCCAGCGCGGCCTCCGCATTGCCGAGGTGGACGTCGAGCGCAACCTGCTGCTGATCGCCGGCGCCGTGCCGGGCGCGGTCGGCGGCATCGTCGAGATCAGGAGCGACGGCTGA
- the rpsG gene encoding 30S ribosomal protein S7: MPRRAEIAPRTLLRDPVYDSTLVTQVINRVMLDGKKSSAEQIVYAALESVGQKTGQSPVEVLERAVKSVTPVLEVRSRRVGGANYQVPIEVPQRRARTLAVRWLVTFSRQRREKEMHEKLAAEILDASNQQGGAYKKKDDIYRMAQANKAFAHYRW; encoded by the coding sequence ATGCCCCGGCGCGCCGAGATCGCTCCGCGCACACTGCTGCGCGACCCCGTCTACGACTCCACGCTGGTCACCCAGGTGATCAACCGCGTGATGCTGGACGGCAAGAAGTCGAGCGCCGAGCAGATCGTCTACGCGGCCCTGGAGTCGGTCGGCCAGAAGACCGGCCAGAGCCCCGTCGAGGTGCTCGAGCGCGCCGTCAAGTCGGTGACGCCCGTGCTGGAGGTCCGCTCCCGGCGTGTCGGCGGCGCGAACTACCAGGTGCCCATCGAGGTGCCGCAGCGCCGCGCCCGCACGCTCGCGGTGCGCTGGCTCGTCACCTTCTCCCGCCAGCGGCGCGAGAAGGAGATGCACGAGAAGCTCGCAGCCGAGATCCTCGACGCCTCCAATCAGCAGGGCGGCGCCTACAAGAAGAAGGACGACATCTACCGAATGGCGCAGGCCAACAAGGCCTTCGCCCACTATCGGTGGTAA
- the rplP gene encoding 50S ribosomal protein L16 produces MLLPKRTKYRKPHRGRRTGLSKGGTQVQFGEYGLKALEQGWVTNRQIEAARIAMTRKIKRGGKVWINIFPDKSVTAKPAETRMGSGKGSPEHWVAVVKPGRVMFELAGVPEPLAREAIRLAAMKLPVKAKFVTREGDHFEGQ; encoded by the coding sequence GTGCTGCTCCCGAAGCGGACGAAGTACCGAAAGCCGCATCGCGGGCGCCGCACCGGCCTCTCGAAGGGCGGCACGCAGGTCCAGTTCGGCGAGTACGGGCTGAAGGCGCTCGAGCAGGGCTGGGTCACGAACCGGCAGATCGAGGCCGCTCGTATCGCGATGACGCGCAAGATCAAGCGCGGCGGCAAGGTCTGGATCAACATCTTTCCGGACAAGTCGGTGACCGCGAAGCCGGCCGAGACGCGCATGGGCTCGGGGAAGGGCTCGCCTGAGCACTGGGTGGCCGTGGTCAAGCCGGGCCGCGTCATGTTCGAGCTGGCCGGCGTGCCGGAGCCGCTCGCCCGCGAGGCGATCCGTCTGGCGGCAATGAAGCTCCCCGTCAAGGCGAAGTTCGTGACACGGGAGGGGGATCACTTTGAAGGCCAGTGA
- the rplD gene encoding 50S ribosomal protein L4, with protein MAALTAPTLGATTKAKLAADVFGLERNDALVHEVVKAELAARRQGTHETKTRGNVAGGRAKPWRQKGTGRARQGTIRAPQWTGGGVVFGPHPRNYTGKVNRKAHLKAIRVALSAHAADGTLAALDGAKFGEPRTKAAADLVAGWRSEGPLVVVIAREEDGIERAFRNLARTHVVEVGSVEAADLVWARSLIVTKAALAVLEGGASE; from the coding sequence ATGGCCGCACTCACCGCACCCACCCTCGGTGCAACCACCAAGGCCAAGCTGGCCGCGGACGTGTTCGGGCTCGAGCGCAACGACGCCCTCGTCCACGAGGTCGTCAAGGCCGAGCTGGCCGCTCGCCGCCAGGGCACGCACGAGACCAAGACCCGCGGCAACGTGGCCGGCGGACGGGCAAAGCCGTGGCGCCAGAAGGGCACCGGCCGCGCGCGCCAGGGGACGATCCGTGCGCCGCAGTGGACGGGCGGCGGCGTCGTGTTCGGCCCGCACCCGCGCAACTACACAGGCAAGGTGAACCGCAAGGCGCACCTGAAGGCGATCCGCGTCGCCCTGTCGGCGCACGCCGCCGACGGAACGCTGGCCGCGCTCGACGGTGCGAAGTTCGGCGAGCCACGCACGAAGGCCGCGGCCGACCTGGTCGCCGGCTGGCGCAGCGAGGGCCCGCTGGTGGTCGTCATCGCCCGTGAAGAGGATGGCATCGAGCGCGCATTCCGCAATCTCGCCCGCACTCACGTGGTCGAGGTCGGCTCCGTCGAGGCCGCCGACCTGGTCTGGGCGCGCTCGCTGATCGTGACCAAGGCCGCCCTGGCGGTGCTCGAGGGAGGTGCGTCCGAGTGA